CAATACCTTGCAAATACAACGctaaaatacataattaatataaCTATGTTCCTACAATATGTGCGGAAAGAGAAAAATCGTAGGAATTATGGATGCcttacattccacgactcttcccTTGTCCCTTTTTTGAACACAAAGtatgtggcaaacaagcatacggacggcctgatggtaagcagtctccGTAGCCTAACCGCGTTGCCGACCGTAACACTCCacacacatattactaatcaaaggCAACGAATACCAGTATTGAATATATATTGTCAACACATTCACCACTGAGCTACGGTCGTAGCGCTACGTCGTAGCCGATAACATAGATTTCCCCGTATTTATGTCACCGtaatattgtaaaaaccgttagtttataatttcactagcgagattatgaactaacgaaatattgtgaaccgtaacgtacagttcacaatttaacgtgttatttttacgttagattataatctaacgaagcgaaaccgtcaaattgtaaactgtcatggcgtcggaacgaagctagcgctctgattggtcggttttaaagtagatcgttctgtggccatagagtgactgacacaaatagacaatgcaatcacagatgtcaatcaaaaacctcattaaacttttatcatcaaaattcgatatattgtttaaggaaatggtcgaaaaggaaataaacaaaattgtcaGTTACTTTGCTTATTATGTGACGACTTAATTGgtatatttcttgtgatttaatattccgttttcgaaaaaaaagccgttattttataatcttactagtgaaattataaactgacgagttatggtgaaccgtaacgttcacaatttaacggattatttttcgttagattataatctaacggagagaaaccgtcaaattgtaaactgtcatatgCGTCAGGAGCTAGTGCCCTGAATGGTCTGTTTTCTGTTAGATCGTTCTGGGCCCATAGAGTACCTAACATAAATAGACActacaatcacagatgtcaattattagtacattactcTTCTTTCAGTCTTGTTTTGATTTATCGACACCCGTTTTAAACTTCCTCTtttttgcacttgtatcgttcGACGTTTTTCAGTCCATACATATGGATGcctttaaagtttcgatatgggCACATAACTAACCACATTTCGCACTAGTGCCATAAAACTGCATCATGTGTACTGTGTACTGAAatatacttttcagtacagatggtcgtttttttacgcactagttcgagaagtggttcattatatgccaggtcgagacttcggaggctcatctgtactgaaaaacgtcgtacgatacacgtgcgaaaaggaaattcgtaactcgtgtcgatttaaaacactcccttcggtcgtgttttaatttatcgccactcgtttcgaacttccttttttacgcacttgtatcgtaatgtactatttcagttccgatggtgctttttttacgcactaatgcgagaagtggtccattatatgtcaggacggaacttcggagggccatctgtacttaaaaacgtcgtacgatacatgtgcgaaaaggaaattcgtaacttgtatcgtggcgtgtcgatttaaaacattaatttatcgccactcgtttccaacttccttttttacgcacatgtatcgtaatgtactattttaatacattaattgacatctgtgattgtagTGTCTATTTATGTTAGGTACTCTATGGGCACAGAATGATCTAACAAAAAACTGACCATTTAGAGTGCTAGCTCCTGACACAtgtgacagtttacaatttgacggttttctccgttagattataatctaacgaaaaataatccgttaaattgtgaaagttaggccgttttcacactatccgatccgatatcggatttcggaaggatttcaatagaaaaaatccaagacggcgcctgcaatgtatgggatatcggtccgacatccgatatcggatcggataatgtgaagacGCACTTACGGTTCACCTTAACTCGTCAGTTTATAATCTCACTAgtaagattataaactaacggtttttttttcgaaaactgaatattaaatcacaagaaatatacCAATTAAGCCGCCACATAATAAGCAAAGTAACtgaaaattttgtttatttggcgagttcaaccatttccttaaacaatatatcgaattttgatgataaaagtttaatgaggtttttgattgacatctgtgattgcagtgtctatttgtgtcagtcactctatggccacagaacgatctactataaaaccgaccaatcagagcgctagcttcgttccgacgccatgacagtttacaatttgacggtttcgcttcgttagattataatctaacgtaaaaataatccgtcaaattgtgaactgtacgttacggttcacaatatttcgttagttcataatctcgctagtgaaattataaactaacggtttttacaatattaCGGTGACATTTATATAGCGTGTAGTGATTAGCACTTTATGGGGGGTTAAATAGTGACAcatatccaaaaaaaagtgcatACTTCGGATATGGATATTTTACTCGTAGTTATATTCGTCTGTCAATTCATACAGAcgcatacaataaataaaacgaaTTGAGCAATCCCTGATACtcgtattaagtaggtactaacaTACCTTTAGCGCTTTTCTAAATTTTGTAGATACCAGGCTGAATATCAGCGGGTTTAGGATGACACTGAGCCAGCTGTTGATTATGACGAGTCTCACCAATAAACTCCACCACTGAACAAAGATAAAATTTAGTTAAGTTTAAGTAATTTCACTATGTTCTTGTTTATAGACATGGAAATGTTATTAATCATCctacttgcgttatcccggcattcatCACGGTTCATGAGAGCCTGGGCTCCGCTTTGACAGcttatcccaagatttagcgtctgtttttacgaaagcgactgtcatctgaccttccaacccgaagggtaactaggcctcatTGGGATTATTATTAAGGTTTTATTAGCATTTTAAATAATGCTTttgatttattgtaatgtgtgtgttcctacgAGCTAAGTAcgtttctgaggttgtgcaatgaagttaatttgtattatattgtattgcGATGTGATGTTTTATATAGTGGTACCTACCTCAGCTAGTTTGAGTAGTTGATTGGGATGTAGAACCGCGAGGAGTGTTCGTTCCACGAAGTATGGCGTCCAACATATCAAGAATGATACCATAAGCCCGGCTAAAAACACACACTATATTATGTACAAGGTGTAAAAGAACAATGCTGCCCTGCTAAGCCGAGTAGCACTATCTCAAAACCTCAAACCAGTCAGTTATAGATACTTAAGTATAAGTTAGCTATGGATTTTCGtttgagatagcgcttttcGGCTTAGGAGGGCAGAATGATACCTTAAGGCCTTGGGTAGCTCATTAGGAAAATGACTCTATACTCTTGAATGATTTTATTATACTGATGGACACACTTTCacataagtataataatatGCATGGGGGTATGTATACTTGACTTAAATGCATATGCTTACCAGATTAAATATAGGTACccacttattaatattatgatgcTCACCGATGAGtgtattcatttttttagtaacatttcGGTGCCCTAAGTTCTTCTGTCGAGTATTAACTTTATAAATTATCATTGAATACACAAAAATCATAATAATCAGTGGAATGAAAAACGTCACAATTGCTAACACTCCATTAAGAATTCTTGCCAGTGGAGTAGGGATCACGAAGCAGGCGATGGTTTGGCGGTACTTCCTCAGAGTGACAATCAACATCTCCGGTAGTGTTAATATAATTGCTACTGTCCACAACAAGGCTATGACTTTCATTACTCTTTTCTTCATAATCGATGGATTAGACTTAATATTTAAAGGATGTACAATCGCTTTGTATCTCTCTATAGCCAGCGCAGTCATGGTCAACACGGTATTGTTCCATAAACAGGTCACTGAAAACCACTGCATTTTGCACACCCATTCACTTGGCGAGTAAGTAAAGTACACATCTCCTGCTAGCTCGAACATAATAGCAAAAGTTAGAGTCACATCCGATATCGCCAGGTTAAACAAATAATAGTTGGTCGTAGTGTGCATAGTCTTATCGTCATAAATGACGTAACAAGTTAACAGATTTCCGAAAAGGCTTAATGCAAATATGATAGCCATAAGACTGGCCACAATCATTTTAGCACAATCAGTTTCTATTAAAAAAGCTTCCGTCCACATTGCTGACCACAATTCCACATTGAATTTATCAGAACCATCGCTAGAGTTAGACATAgtttaagtattattttaatCTGATACattaatatataagtacgtcCTTGTAATAGTCGGTCTACTCTCTAAATGGCGCATTGGCAAGTTCGCCGGTACCGGTACCGGTACCGGCGGTAGCGTCTTATTTGTTTGTTCATTATGCGCGTAGTAACTTCATTTAGTAAGTTTGTAGAGTAAAGTAGACATTTTGATTAAGTGGACAGTGTTTACGCACAATTTTCCATTATCTTCTAGTAAGATTATTCGACTGTTTACCCTCATGCTGAAATTAATAGGTATAAGTTCTTGGCTAATATGTGTAGGTATTCAGTAGTTAACTACATGTTGCTTATTCAAATGATTTTTCTAATTGGTACTCGCTGAGACTACACTAAACACATAATTTATATGAGGTAGGTAGTCAAAATTCATTGTGTGACATATTAGGAAGGAATAGGGGACAATAATTACTTATTCGAGCAAGGTATCTACATAGTTTATTTACTAAAGTACAGACATtacataacatacatatattatgtttttatatcaCATCttggaatttaattatttttttaattctgaTAAAATCCGTTATTTAAGCTAATAATTATCTAAATTATCGACTGCCATGGTAGAAGTTGTGGCAGGAGTTGGCTGGCTTTATACCTAATGTATTTGATTTCTCCATATTATGGCCTGCAATAAAAATTAAGACAAGTCAATTAAGTGGGCAAGTTAGTTTCGAAAGAGAAGGcacatctttttttttcaatattttacctTAAAGGATTTTCTAAACTTGGACGACACGAGGCTAAACATAATAGGATTCAAGACGACGCTCAGCCAACAATTGAAGCAGCTCACACGCCATGCTATGTTCCACCACTGAAAACAAATATAGTTATTTCTTTTACaatggggcaaagttgtttaactgcacgtgccaatattgatacctaagCAAGCAAAAGTTTCCATTATTGAaccccgagcgtagcgagatttTCGAGATGTGGAATTTTGAGCACTGGGTTttaaggcacgtaggttaataGGTTtaccgccgagtgaaacacaacatgtTTCACCCCACCAACACCAAGAAAATACTAATGTATGATTGAAAATCAACATTTAATCGTCAATTCTACCAGCTATCttggacatcaagttaaaattttgatgaaattaatttaactttatttccGTTTGTAACGTTGAGTGCTTCCCGTGCTTCACTTGTTATAGCCGGgttgagtcgggaccatttcttGGCTAATACCTATGTAGAGAGTATGTAGTACCGAATGTAATGTTATTAGAACCAATTTCTGTAATTTTGCTGATCACTGTGTATCTGGAGATTTTGTTTtcatgtattattatttttttcttctttttttcgTTTGTCACGAACAAACAATTTCTATGTCTATAAAAATCTCATTATTTTATTGTCAATATTGATTTTCTTAATTTCAATAGAATACAGACCTCAGCAATGTTCAGGAGCTGTTGCAGGTTTAGTACACAAAGCAGCACTCGCAGTACAAAAAACGGTAGCCAGCAAACGGTGAACGATGCCGTCATAGCTACTGGAAgcaaacacaaaaacaattcaATATCGAAAGTTAAACACCTACTCGTATTCACTTCAACTCAAATAAGTACAACGCTCAGCTTTTTGGTCTCCAACATTAACATCCATACTAGGTAGATATCGTAGCTAAATATACCTATTAACTCTGAAAAGGATTGATTTAACAGAATCAAAACGTTAAGTGACTGTTATTTTCTAATAACAATGAAAAACTACTTAGGATACGAGGCATTGAGGTGCACAAAAACTACATTCAGTAACATTCATAGCAGATAAGttgtaaaacattaaataatgtaGGTACCTGAAAAAATGCGGAATAAATTATTCTTACCCCTGTATTGGCTTGAAAAATTCAGATATttcatttaatataatataatataaaatatatataatatacaaatacttataaacatggaaaacatccatgactatcCATCTATGACTGAGATAGGTAGTTCAtaaatttcataatatatttaaacTATTAAATATTCGACATCTTGCCGTTTCACACAAAATTAATTGCTTTTATTTGCCGCACTACCAATAAAttggaaaaataaatacttacattattACACGTAGTAACAATTCACAGCACTTACCGGCAACGTTGTTAATTTTTCCTCTAGGATCGTgaaagttaaaaatattatcTCTCAAACATTTTCTTCGTTTAGAGTTGACTTTTAGCACGATGGATATATAGACGAATGTCATTATTAAAAGCGGAATAACAAATGAAGCAAGCGCTTGTGCTCCGTTTACAAGACGGACGCGCGCTGTTGGGAATGTGTAACACACCCACGTGTCCCGGATTTTCCAAGCATCGACGTCGAGAGTGTCCAATACCGCCTCGGTAATTGAAACCAGCCATAGAATCACTATTATCTTCACCACTCTGCGGCAATCGTGATTACACTGACTACTTTTGATCTTCCACGCATGGCAAATGGCAATATATCTCTCAATAGATATTGCAGTCATAATTAATATGCCACTATTCCATAAGCAAAGTATTGAAAACCACTGCACTCGACATGTGAATTTACTATGCACATAAGTGGAAACCAGATTTTCAAAAATTTCTTCTAGCATTGTAAATGAAAGTGCTAAGTCGGATATTGCTAAGTTCAGCAAATAATAATTAGTAACTGTGTGCATTGATTTGTCGTAGTAAATTACGAAACAGGTTATCAGGTTACCGATCAGACTGACTATGAAGAAAACACACAAGAAAATGGCAAAAGGAAATTTAAAATCATTACACACGGTAGCTCTTTCTAAAAATTCCATCCAAATTCTCATTGAGTCATTGGATACTTCCGAGATGGCCATCATATTTGTGTTTATTGATATTGCtgtatatgtaatattataGGTATTTTTGTCAACCAAACATCTAATAAATAGGACCACATACTAGGAATGACAGAAAGCAAATGATTATTTCCACCTACTATTTAATTTGCCTACTTACCTCTAGCCTACCTTAAGCATGTAGACTTAATATTAGAGGTGCTGTTTACCCA
This genomic window from Leguminivora glycinivorella isolate SPB_JAAS2020 chromosome 1, LegGlyc_1.1, whole genome shotgun sequence contains:
- the LOC125226818 gene encoding neuromedin-U receptor 2-like; translated protein: MIVASLMAIIFALSLFGNLLTCYVIYDDKTMHTTTNYYLFNLAISDVTLTFAIMFELAGDVYFTYSPSEWVCKMQWFSVTCLWNNTVLTMTALAIERYKAIVHPLNIKSNPSIMKKRVMKVIALLWTVAIILTLPEMLIVTLRKYRQTIACFVIPTPLARILNGVLAIVTFFIPLIIMIFVYSMIIYKVNTRQKNLGHRNVTKKMNTLIAGLMVSFLICWTPYFVERTLLAVLHPNQLLKLAEWWSLLVRLVIINSWLSVILNPLIFSLVSTKFRKALKNLWNSKIRRNSNTTLHHIGFMQQ